The nucleotide sequence CCGAAGGAAGTCAAGGTATCACGCGTGCTACGCTGCGAAAATGGACTGGACCGCCCTCCGAGACGCCGCCTCGGAAGCCCGTGAAATGGCCTACGCGCCCTATAGCGGATACCGCGTCGGCGCCGCCCTTCTCACCCGTTCCGGCGAGATCTTTCGCGGCGTCAACGTCGAAAACGGACTCCTGACGCTGGGGGTCTGCGCCGAGCGCCACGCCGTCGGCAGCGCCGTCTCGGCCGGCCATCGGGACTTCGTGGCCTTGGCCGTCGTCACCGAGTCCTCACCGCCGGCGCGCCCCTGCGGACTGTGCCGTCAGACCCTCGTCGAGTTCGTCGAAGACCTGCCCATTCTGTGCGTCGGGAAGGACGGCGAGGCGGTCGAGGAGCGCCTCGCCAAGCTACTGCCCCAGGCCTTCCGCCTCGATCAGGCGCGCAGCGACTAGGGCTCGCGACCTGCGAGGCCCGGCCTTCAGACCTCGATGAAGTCTGCCACCACCCGCTCCGGCAGCAGTCCCGCTTCGTGGCCACGGTCGAGGAGCTGCTGCACCGCCCGGCGCCCGGCCGCGCCGTAGTCGCGCGTCCACTCGTTGACGTACATGCCGACGAAGCGATCTGACCGCTCCGGATCGTCCTCGATACCGCGGGCATAGCGGATGGCGTAGGAGAGCGCCTCCTGGCGGTTGTCGAGGGCGTAGGCGATGCTGTCCGTCAGCAAACCGCAGAGGCGCCGCTGAAGCGCCGGATCGATGTCCTTGCGCAAGGCGTTGCCGCCGAGCGGCAGCGGTCCCCCGGTCTCCCCCTGCCACCAGACACCGAGATCGACCACCGAGTGCAAGCCGTCGTCCTGGTAGGTGAGCTGGCCTTCGTGAATCACCACCCCGGCGATCACATTGCCGGAGGCGACCTCTTCGAGGATGCGATCGAAGGGCACCAACGTGGTCTCGACCTCCGGATTCCACAGCTTGAGGGCCAGGTGGGCGGTGGTCAGCTCACCGGGTATCGCTACCGTCTTCCCCGCCAGATCGTCGCGGGTCAGCGCCTGGCGGGCGACCACCACCGGACCGTAGCCGTCGCCGAAGCTGGCCCCGGAAGGCATCAGCCGGTAGCGGTCGTGAAGGTAGGCATAACCGTGGATCGAAACGGCGGTGATCTCGTAGACCCCCTCCTTGGCCGCTTGATTGAGGCTCTCGATGTCTCGCAGAACGTGCTTGATCTCGAGCCCCGAATCGTCCAACAGCCCCTGGGTGAGGGCGTAGAACATGAAGGCGTCGTCGGAGTCCGGGCTGTGGGCGATATTGATCGTCTGAGTCTTGGCGTCCGTCATAGCGCCCGGGAGGGTATCACCGACCGGAGCAGAACGGAATCCGGCCGCGACTTCACTCGATCTTGGGATCGAGAAGCCGCTCCATGTAAAGGGTGAGAGTCCGCTGCATGGCGAGGGGAATCATCCAGCGGTTCCACTGGAAGATGACGTAGAACGGAAAGATCTTCCGCGGCCCATAGAGGAGCTGTCCCTCGTCGGCCGCCCGCCGCAGCCGCTCGGCCACGGCGACGTTCTCCTCGAAGGAGCTTCGCATCACCGATCGCGCCGCCGCGGGCAGCTCGGAGATCACCTCCTCGGGTCGCCAGACGGCCTTCTCCAGCGCCGGGCGAAAGCGCTCGAAGCCCGCCTCGGCCCGCGCCACGCCTTCCGGACGCAGGGTCGGCAGGCGGTGGGTCAAGCGCATGTTGCACCACGCGTCCCACATCTCCCAGGGATCTTCCGTCAGCTCCCGCAGCAGGTGGTTGAGGAGCGTCAACGACAAGATCGGCAGTGTCTGTGGGCGCACCTCGGCGGCCCGCAGGTCGAGTATCGCCAAGCTGTCGACGGTGAACAGGCGGTGGGCGATCTCCAGCCCCGTCTCGCCTCCGAACTGGTAGGTCTCGGCGTCGTAGACGGACATCCCATGACCGAGGTGACGCCCGGCGGCGAGCTCTTCGTCGAGCACCGCGATGAGCTCCGGCCGCAGCCCCCGATACAGGTCCGGGCCGGCGAATCGCAAGCGAATGCCCGGTTCCTTGAGCATGAAGAAGAAATGTTCGAAGCGGCCGTCCGCCCGCCAACGCCGGAGGGCTCGATGCAAAGGTCCGAGGAGGAGCTCGAAGGCCTGGCGACCGTCGCGCACCGCGACCCCGATCTGCAGCCACGGCGTGGGGTTTCGGAAGCGTTCGAGGTGCTCGACCCCGGCGAGGATGAACTGCTGACGCAGGTCGGTGAAGAGGAGACTCTCCTCTTCGTCGCCGTCGTAGGCTTCCAAGACCGGCGTCT is from Acidobacteriota bacterium and encodes:
- the cdd gene encoding cytidine deaminase — translated: MDWTALRDAASEAREMAYAPYSGYRVGAALLTRSGEIFRGVNVENGLLTLGVCAERHAVGSAVSAGHRDFVALAVVTESSPPARPCGLCRQTLVEFVEDLPILCVGKDGEAVEERLAKLLPQAFRLDQARSD
- a CDS encoding thiopeptide-type bacteriocin biosynthesis protein yields the protein MKDHPDAWRRLVAAVVESFETPVLEAYDGDEEESLLFTDLRQQFILAGVEHLERFRNPTPWLQIGVAVRDGRQAFELLLGPLHRALRRWRADGRFEHFFFMLKEPGIRLRFAGPDLYRGLRPELIAVLDEELAAGRHLGHGMSVYDAETYQFGGETGLEIAHRLFTVDSLAILDLRAAEVRPQTLPILSLTLLNHLLRELTEDPWEMWDAWCNMRLTHRLPTLRPEGVARAEAGFERFRPALEKAVWRPEEVISELPAAARSVMRSSFEENVAVAERLRRAADEGQLLYGPRKIFPFYVIFQWNRWMIPLAMQRTLTLYMERLLDPKIE
- a CDS encoding MqnA/MqnD/SBP family protein — protein: MTDAKTQTINIAHSPDSDDAFMFYALTQGLLDDSGLEIKHVLRDIESLNQAAKEGVYEITAVSIHGYAYLHDRYRLMPSGASFGDGYGPVVVARQALTRDDLAGKTVAIPGELTTAHLALKLWNPEVETTLVPFDRILEEVASGNVIAGVVIHEGQLTYQDDGLHSVVDLGVWWQGETGGPLPLGGNALRKDIDPALQRRLCGLLTDSIAYALDNRQEALSYAIRYARGIEDDPERSDRFVGMYVNEWTRDYGAAGRRAVQQLLDRGHEAGLLPERVVADFIEV